A section of the Halococcus hamelinensis 100A6 genome encodes:
- a CDS encoding SWIM zinc finger family protein has translation MSTTTSYDDALATRPFKHAIDRRDRRALSERLVVLEHGPDVYRVYSEDGTEYLVDIRTPSCTCPDFMYRDADCKHIRRARIEAGEHDLDSLAATVDGTIEKLDDHIANLAAQRAELVRLQRDIDRFGDDA, from the coding sequence ATGAGCACGACCACATCGTACGACGACGCGCTCGCGACGCGGCCGTTCAAGCACGCGATCGACAGGCGCGACCGGCGAGCGCTCTCCGAGCGGCTGGTCGTCCTCGAACACGGGCCGGACGTCTACCGGGTCTACAGCGAGGACGGCACCGAGTACCTCGTGGACATCCGAACCCCGTCGTGCACCTGCCCGGACTTCATGTATCGGGATGCGGACTGCAAACACATCCGCCGCGCCCGCATCGAGGCCGGCGAGCACGACCTCGATTCGCTCGCCGCGACGGTCGACGGAACCATCGAGAAGCTCGACGACCACATCGCGAACCTCGCCGCACAGCGTGCCGAGCTCGTGCGCCTCCAGCGCGACATCGATCGATTCGGCGACGACGCCTGA
- a CDS encoding DUF7860 family protein: protein MARYGDLDYARLTKRGFGLGVGLFALGVLGLVLFQPLVGPFPGWEEQLLVDSEALGIVVAFLSVLLFGVVLPLTE from the coding sequence ATGGCGCGCTACGGCGACCTCGACTACGCACGGCTCACGAAACGCGGGTTCGGCCTCGGCGTCGGGCTGTTCGCGCTCGGCGTTCTCGGGCTGGTCCTCTTCCAACCGCTCGTCGGTCCGTTCCCCGGCTGGGAGGAACAGCTACTGGTCGACAGCGAGGCGCTCGGGATCGTCGTCGCCTTCCTCTCGGTGCTGCTGTTCGGGGTCGTCCTCCCGTTGACCGAGTGA
- a CDS encoding PDGLE domain-containing protein, producing MSTVRTNPWVRRACLGVLVLVVLAPVFGWASGAVGYAEPLENAAEMTGAADAAVTVHAGVLPDYAVPGLGAPLGTLVSALVGAALTLGVAVGVGRLLER from the coding sequence GTGAGCACTGTCCGGACGAACCCGTGGGTCCGCCGGGCGTGTCTCGGCGTGCTGGTCCTCGTCGTCCTGGCTCCCGTGTTCGGCTGGGCGTCGGGGGCCGTCGGCTACGCCGAACCGCTCGAGAACGCCGCCGAGATGACGGGGGCTGCCGATGCCGCCGTCACGGTCCACGCCGGGGTCCTCCCCGACTACGCGGTCCCCGGTCTTGGCGCGCCGCTCGGCACGCTGGTCTCGGCGCTCGTCGGTGCGGCGCTGACGCTCGGTGTCGCCGTCGGGGTCGGCCGGCTCCTCGAACGGTGA
- a CDS encoding zinc-dependent alcohol dehydrogenase family protein has protein sequence MRASVLTAVGEVEVQDRPRPTVADDDVLIRVGACGVCMTDYHMYHGSFEAPTPLVLGHETAGEVVEVGENVTNVTVGDRVTLNPTVPCNACPACKRGETNLCADNTSIGGAGNTIRDGSFAEYVAAPASVVVDCGDLPVRTAALAEPLACCVHAVDRADVTTGDTVAVIGAGPIGLLMVQSFRVAGAGEVIVSELDADRRELALELGADHAVDPADGDAVEQVTAVDGPVDVAAEVVGQTATIEQARAMTGKGGRTLVAGVPPQDATMEFSPFDLYFDEVSMVGTFALTQESFERAVTLLRNDRIDVDPLVTEEIGLDGLEGAFERMGNTEGLKKLVVPGGTA, from the coding sequence ATGCGTGCCTCGGTACTCACGGCGGTCGGCGAGGTCGAGGTCCAGGACCGCCCGCGCCCGACCGTCGCCGACGACGACGTGCTGATCCGGGTCGGCGCGTGCGGCGTCTGTATGACCGACTACCACATGTACCACGGGTCGTTCGAGGCCCCGACGCCGCTCGTGCTCGGCCACGAGACCGCGGGCGAGGTCGTCGAGGTGGGCGAGAACGTCACGAACGTGACCGTCGGGGACCGCGTCACGCTCAACCCGACGGTCCCCTGCAACGCCTGTCCGGCCTGCAAGCGCGGCGAGACGAACCTCTGTGCGGACAACACCTCGATCGGCGGGGCCGGGAACACCATCCGGGACGGCTCGTTCGCCGAGTACGTCGCCGCCCCGGCGTCGGTCGTCGTCGACTGCGGCGACCTCCCGGTCCGGACGGCCGCGCTCGCCGAACCGCTCGCCTGCTGTGTCCACGCCGTCGACCGGGCCGACGTGACGACCGGCGACACGGTGGCCGTCATCGGTGCGGGCCCGATCGGACTCCTCATGGTCCAGAGCTTCCGGGTCGCCGGTGCCGGGGAGGTCATCGTCTCGGAACTCGACGCCGACCGCCGCGAACTCGCGCTCGAACTCGGGGCCGACCACGCGGTCGACCCCGCCGACGGCGACGCGGTCGAACAGGTCACGGCGGTCGACGGGCCGGTCGACGTCGCGGCGGAGGTGGTGGGGCAGACGGCCACGATCGAACAGGCCCGCGCGATGACCGGCAAGGGCGGGCGCACGCTGGTCGCTGGCGTCCCGCCCCAGGACGCCACGATGGAGTTCTCGCCGTTCGACCTCTACTTCGACGAGGTCAGCATGGTCGGCACGTTCGCGCTGACCCAGGAGTCCTTCGAGCGGGCGGTGACGCTCCTCCGGAACGACCGGATCGACGTCGACCCGCTCGTCACCGAGGAGATCGGGCTCGACGGGCTGGAGGGCGCGTTCGAGCGGATGGGCAACACCGAGGGGCTCAAGAAACTCGTCGTTCCCGGCGGGACGGCCTGA
- the nikR gene encoding nickel-responsive transcriptional regulator NikR: MSREIERMSVTLPPGLLDEFDAVVDVGEYDSRSEATRDAIRAFVTEFNQQTDLAGALSGTVVVLYEHDHSGVSDAMTELQHDFTETIIAVHHVHLSDHLCLESIAVDGTGERIEALLSRIRPLKGVHQVKLTVVEADR, encoded by the coding sequence ATGAGCCGGGAGATCGAACGGATGAGCGTCACGCTCCCGCCAGGCCTCCTCGACGAGTTCGACGCCGTCGTCGACGTCGGCGAGTACGACAGCCGGTCCGAGGCGACGAGGGACGCCATCCGCGCGTTCGTCACGGAGTTCAACCAGCAGACCGACCTCGCCGGGGCCCTCAGCGGGACGGTGGTCGTGCTCTACGAACACGACCACAGCGGCGTGAGCGACGCGATGACCGAACTCCAGCACGACTTCACCGAGACGATCATCGCGGTCCACCACGTCCACCTCAGCGACCACCTCTGTCTGGAGTCGATCGCCGTCGACGGAACCGGGGAGCGGATCGAGGCGTTACTCTCCCGCATCCGTCCCCTGAAGGGCGTCCACCAGGTCAAGCTCACCGTCGTCGAGGCGGACCGATAG
- a CDS encoding trans-sulfuration enzyme family protein — translation MTSNDDDRLDTVSIHAGERETNDALVTPIYANATYRYDSPSERGEYRYSRMAAPTRADLEAVVADLEGAAHAKVFASGMAAIDAVFSLLSAGDHVVAGDSLYAETYDLLAEFYPRYGIEVSYVDVTDPEAVREAVGEDTALVYAESPTNPLLRITDLETTAAIAHEADALLAVDNTFASPALQRPVERGADLVVESLTKYLGGHSDAIAGSVATDDDALAERIWRIQYTRGAVVGPFEAFLVRRGIKTLGARMDRHCHNAALLADLLDGHDAVERVHYPGLASHPGHEVAAEQMADFGGMLSFELAGGVEDAVAFVAALETITIAESLGGVESLIEVPAAMTHQNLAPTELDAAGIDPGLVRLSVGIERSEDLVADVERGLDAVTR, via the coding sequence ATGACGTCGAACGACGACGACCGACTCGATACGGTCTCGATCCACGCGGGCGAGCGCGAGACGAACGACGCGCTGGTGACGCCGATCTACGCCAACGCGACCTACCGGTACGACTCGCCAAGCGAGCGCGGCGAGTACCGCTACTCCCGGATGGCCGCTCCGACGCGGGCCGACCTCGAAGCGGTAGTGGCGGACCTCGAAGGCGCGGCCCACGCGAAGGTGTTCGCGAGCGGTATGGCGGCGATCGACGCGGTCTTTTCCCTGCTCTCGGCGGGCGACCACGTCGTCGCGGGCGACAGCCTCTACGCCGAGACCTACGACCTGCTCGCCGAGTTCTACCCGCGATACGGGATCGAGGTGAGCTACGTCGACGTCACGGACCCCGAGGCGGTTCGCGAGGCGGTCGGGGAGGACACCGCGCTCGTCTACGCCGAGAGTCCGACGAACCCGCTCCTCCGGATCACCGACCTGGAGACGACGGCGGCTATCGCCCACGAGGCCGACGCCCTCCTCGCCGTGGACAACACGTTCGCGTCGCCCGCGCTCCAGCGCCCGGTCGAACGCGGCGCGGACCTCGTCGTCGAGTCGCTCACGAAGTATCTCGGTGGCCACTCCGACGCCATCGCCGGATCCGTGGCGACCGACGACGACGCCCTCGCCGAGCGGATCTGGCGTATCCAGTACACTCGCGGGGCGGTCGTCGGCCCGTTCGAGGCGTTCCTCGTTCGGCGGGGGATCAAGACGCTGGGCGCGCGGATGGACCGCCACTGTCACAACGCGGCGCTCCTCGCCGACCTGCTCGACGGCCACGACGCCGTCGAGCGGGTTCACTATCCGGGGCTCGCCTCCCACCCCGGCCACGAGGTCGCCGCCGAACAGATGGCCGACTTCGGCGGGATGCTGTCGTTCGAGCTCGCGGGCGGGGTCGAGGACGCGGTCGCGTTCGTCGCGGCGCTGGAGACGATCACGATCGCCGAGAGCCTCGGCGGGGTCGAGAGCCTCATCGAGGTCCCCGCCGCGATGACCCACCAGAACCTCGCACCGACCGAACTCGACGCCGCCGGGATCGACCCCGGACTCGTCCGCCTCAGCGTCGGCATCGAACGGAGCGAGGACCTGGTGGCGGACGTCGAACGGGGGCTGGACGCCGTTACGCGATGA
- a CDS encoding DUF7550 family protein has product MDDNLTTTTGGGLASNAADDRETAPMSPFSARAAGIGFAVLVVGLVVVFGIPVVLG; this is encoded by the coding sequence ATGGACGACAACTTGACGACGACGACCGGCGGCGGACTGGCCTCGAACGCGGCGGACGACCGGGAGACCGCCCCGATGAGCCCGTTCTCGGCGCGGGCGGCGGGGATCGGGTTCGCCGTGCTGGTGGTCGGGCTGGTGGTCGTCTTCGGGATCCCGGTCGTCCTCGGGTAA
- the cbiQ gene encoding cobalt ECF transporter T component CbiQ, with product MTGVIAASVETITTALRAVFAAERVATSDGFLQRRDPRASLLSISGLALATMLTRTLAVVVALGLVTVALAWLSAVPLRRLLARSAVVPLASAFVVLPQVVLFPGDPLVEVVGVTVTEAGVAYVVLFTLRVGVGVAFLSLIVMTTPFSAVVAAMRELRIPVALVWTIAVTYRYLFLFFDELQRLILARNSRTTGDSGIRGGWRDAKGIAGTFLLRTLDRGERVGRGMRARGGARPPSPYGRSRTLDATDYALVALAVVAVVGSGVVRWGP from the coding sequence GTGACCGGGGTCATCGCGGCGTCCGTCGAAACGATCACGACCGCGCTTCGAGCCGTCTTCGCCGCCGAACGGGTCGCGACCAGTGACGGTTTCTTACAACGGCGTGACCCTCGCGCCTCGCTCCTCTCGATCTCGGGGCTCGCGCTGGCCACGATGCTCACACGGACGCTCGCGGTCGTGGTCGCGCTCGGTCTCGTGACGGTCGCGCTCGCGTGGCTGTCCGCCGTCCCGCTGCGCCGACTCCTCGCGCGCTCGGCGGTCGTCCCGCTCGCGTCCGCGTTCGTCGTCCTCCCGCAGGTCGTACTGTTCCCGGGCGATCCGCTCGTGGAGGTGGTCGGCGTGACCGTCACCGAGGCGGGCGTCGCGTACGTCGTCCTGTTCACGTTGCGTGTCGGCGTCGGTGTCGCCTTCCTCTCGCTGATCGTGATGACGACGCCGTTCTCGGCCGTGGTCGCGGCGATGCGGGAACTCCGGATCCCGGTCGCGCTCGTCTGGACCATCGCCGTGACCTATCGGTACCTGTTCCTGTTCTTCGACGAGCTACAGCGGCTGATCCTGGCGCGGAACAGCCGAACGACCGGGGACTCGGGTATCCGTGGCGGCTGGCGCGACGCGAAGGGGATCGCGGGCACGTTTCTGTTGCGAACCCTCGACCGTGGCGAACGCGTCGGCCGCGGGATGCGGGCCCGTGGCGGTGCGCGGCCGCCATCACCGTACGGCCGCTCGCGAACCCTCGACGCCACCGACTACGCGCTGGTCGCGCTGGCCGTCGTCGCCGTCGTCGGGTCGGGGGTGGTCCGATGGGGCCCGTGA
- a CDS encoding M24 family metallopeptidase — MPGDVFEAAEYDRRIARTRERLAEAGLDAVFVTDPSNMNYLTGYDGWSFYVHQGVVVTRDHDPVWVGRQMDAIGARATTSLPEADIRAYSDDHVHSPHDRHPMDVVADVLADLGVDDGRIGLEMDAYYFTAKSYTRLQERLPETEFADATLLVNWVRVKKSEQELEYMRQAARISENAMAAGLDAIEEGVPEYEAVEAIYSALIEGTEDYGGDYPSIVPLLPSGDYTGAPHLTWTDEPFSAGDPVVIELAGCRHRYHSPLARTTFVGDPPDEIAETASVVVDGLEAALDTVKPGVTCETVEEAWREEVAKHGIEKADRIGYSVGLGYPPDWGEHTASLRPGDETVLEEDMTFHTIPALWFDEFGVELSETFRVTATGVETLAEFPRRLFTT, encoded by the coding sequence ATGCCAGGGGACGTCTTCGAGGCTGCCGAGTACGACCGACGGATCGCACGGACGAGGGAACGTCTGGCCGAGGCGGGGCTGGACGCGGTGTTCGTCACCGACCCGTCGAACATGAACTACCTCACCGGCTACGACGGCTGGTCGTTCTACGTCCACCAGGGCGTGGTCGTCACGCGGGACCACGACCCGGTCTGGGTGGGGCGGCAGATGGACGCCATCGGCGCGCGAGCGACGACGTCCCTCCCCGAGGCGGACATCCGCGCGTACAGTGACGACCACGTCCACTCGCCCCACGACCGCCACCCGATGGACGTCGTCGCCGACGTTCTCGCAGATCTCGGGGTCGACGACGGTCGGATCGGGCTCGAGATGGACGCCTACTACTTCACCGCGAAGTCCTACACCCGTCTCCAGGAACGACTCCCCGAAACCGAGTTCGCCGACGCCACGCTGCTGGTCAACTGGGTTCGGGTGAAGAAATCCGAACAGGAGTTGGAGTACATGCGCCAGGCCGCCCGGATCTCCGAGAACGCGATGGCAGCGGGCCTCGACGCCATCGAGGAGGGCGTGCCGGAGTACGAGGCGGTCGAAGCCATCTACTCGGCGCTCATCGAGGGCACCGAGGACTACGGCGGCGACTATCCCTCGATCGTGCCGCTGTTGCCCTCCGGTGACTACACCGGCGCACCCCACCTGACCTGGACCGACGAGCCGTTTTCCGCAGGTGATCCCGTGGTCATCGAACTCGCGGGCTGTCGCCACCGCTATCACTCGCCGCTCGCCCGAACGACGTTCGTCGGCGATCCACCCGACGAGATCGCCGAAACCGCGTCGGTCGTCGTCGACGGTCTGGAGGCCGCGCTCGATACGGTCAAGCCGGGCGTCACCTGCGAGACCGTCGAGGAGGCCTGGCGCGAGGAGGTCGCGAAACACGGTATCGAGAAGGCCGACCGCATCGGCTACTCGGTGGGCCTCGGCTACCCGCCGGACTGGGGCGAACACACCGCCAGCCTCCGACCGGGCGACGAGACGGTGCTGGAGGAGGACATGACCTTCCACACGATCCCCGCCCTCTGGTTCGACGAGTTCGGCGTCGAACTCAGCGAGACGTTCCGGGTGACCGCGACGGGCGTCGAGACCTTAGCGGAGTTCCCCCGTCGGCTGTTCACCACGTAA
- the hisF gene encoding imidazole glycerol phosphate synthase subunit HisF, with the protein MLTKRIIPCIDVDLDDDGEPAVYTGVNFEDLTYSGDPVEMAREYNAAGADEFVFLDITASADGRTTMLDVVSRVADEVFIPLTVGGGIRTREDVKETLRAGADKVSINTAALDRPELITESAAAFGNQCIVISVDARRRFDGEGEYYTTVDGESCWFECTVKGGREGTGVDVVAWAREAEDRGAGELFVNSIDADGTKDGYDIPLTGAVCETVSTPVIASSGCGGPADMDEVFTEAGADAALAASIFHFGEYSIGEVKEYLADHDVPVRR; encoded by the coding sequence ATGCTGACAAAGCGCATCATTCCCTGTATCGACGTCGACCTCGACGACGACGGCGAGCCCGCGGTCTACACCGGCGTGAACTTCGAGGACCTGACCTACTCCGGCGACCCGGTCGAGATGGCTCGGGAGTACAACGCCGCCGGCGCGGACGAGTTCGTCTTCCTCGACATCACCGCCTCGGCCGACGGCCGCACGACGATGCTCGACGTCGTGTCACGGGTGGCCGACGAGGTGTTCATCCCCCTGACCGTGGGCGGCGGCATCCGCACCCGCGAGGACGTAAAGGAAACCCTCCGGGCGGGGGCGGACAAGGTCTCGATCAACACGGCGGCGCTCGACAGACCCGAACTCATCACGGAGAGCGCGGCGGCCTTCGGGAACCAGTGTATCGTGATCTCGGTCGACGCCCGCCGGCGGTTCGACGGCGAAGGCGAGTATTACACCACCGTCGACGGCGAATCGTGTTGGTTCGAGTGCACGGTCAAAGGCGGACGCGAGGGAACGGGCGTCGACGTCGTGGCGTGGGCGCGCGAGGCCGAGGACCGAGGGGCCGGCGAGCTGTTCGTCAACTCGATCGACGCCGACGGCACGAAGGACGGCTACGACATCCCGCTCACGGGCGCGGTCTGTGAGACCGTCTCGACACCGGTGATCGCCTCCTCGGGCTGTGGCGGCCCCGCCGACATGGACGAGGTGTTCACCGAGGCGGGCGCGGACGCCGCGCTCGCGGCCTCGATCTTCCACTTCGGCGAGTACTCCATCGGGGAGGTCAAGGAGTACCTCGCCGACCACGACGTTCCGGTCCGGCGCTGA
- a CDS encoding sulfite exporter TauE/SafE family protein, whose amino-acid sequence MVSLGLGLTVALVVVSFASGVGITAIGPGGIFLTIALYTLTDIGSDVIAGTVQVAFIATGVVGTAAYVRSGELSRERLSLTGLLCGGSIGGAVVGAWLNGSVSRDLFGVLLGLLTGIAGLVIVYRELRGLSAVYSLDLETTAGRTGYFVVGAVLGGFSGLLGVGGPVIAVPALVLLGVPMLSAVAVAQAQGVFIAMFAALGYLAQGAVSSSLALLVGVPLLAGVLVGWKVAHFVDPARLKVVLGGVLILVAPTLVL is encoded by the coding sequence GTGGTGTCGCTCGGGCTCGGGCTGACCGTCGCGCTCGTCGTCGTCTCGTTCGCCTCGGGCGTCGGTATCACGGCGATCGGGCCCGGCGGGATCTTCCTGACGATCGCGCTCTATACGCTCACCGACATCGGTTCGGACGTCATCGCCGGCACCGTTCAGGTCGCGTTCATCGCCACCGGGGTGGTCGGGACCGCCGCCTACGTTCGCTCCGGCGAGCTCTCTAGGGAGCGCCTCTCGCTGACCGGACTGCTCTGTGGCGGGAGCATCGGCGGGGCCGTGGTCGGCGCATGGCTGAACGGGTCGGTCTCCCGCGACCTGTTCGGCGTGCTGCTCGGGTTGCTCACCGGGATCGCGGGGCTCGTCATCGTCTACCGGGAGCTCCGGGGGCTGAGCGCGGTCTACTCGTTGGACCTCGAAACGACCGCCGGCCGGACGGGCTACTTCGTGGTCGGCGCGGTTCTCGGTGGGTTCAGCGGCCTCCTCGGCGTCGGTGGCCCGGTGATCGCCGTCCCGGCGCTCGTGTTGCTCGGCGTGCCGATGCTGAGCGCCGTCGCGGTCGCCCAGGCCCAGGGCGTGTTCATCGCGATGTTCGCCGCGCTCGGCTACCTCGCCCAGGGGGCCGTCTCGAGCTCGCTCGCCCTTCTGGTCGGTGTTCCGCTACTCGCGGGCGTGCTCGTCGGGTGGAAGGTCGCCCACTTCGTCGACCCCGCCCGGTTGAAGGTGGTCCTCGGCGGCGTTCTGATCCTCGTCGCACCCACGCTCGTGCTGTAG
- a CDS encoding alanyl-tRNA editing protein has product MTEELYLPAGEYQRTFDAEVVAADEAGPSVVLDRTLFYKEGGGQPPDHGTLSWDDGEARVVDVRKDHGEIRHELDGDVPEAGTTVRGDLDWERRHAHMRYHTAQHVVSKVVLDEYGASTAGNQVYPDHARIDFEPADFDEADLRAIEEHANDLIVRDLPVRKENRSRSALEDETPEGRTNLDLIPESVDPLRAVSIGDIDVCPCGGTHVDSLAELGELEVTDRTSKGANVDRIEFVLHDPATAD; this is encoded by the coding sequence ATGACCGAGGAGCTCTACCTCCCGGCCGGGGAGTACCAGCGCACGTTCGACGCCGAGGTCGTCGCCGCCGACGAAGCTGGCCCGAGCGTGGTGCTCGACCGAACGCTGTTCTACAAGGAGGGCGGCGGCCAGCCGCCCGACCACGGCACGCTCTCGTGGGACGACGGCGAGGCGCGCGTCGTCGACGTCCGCAAGGACCACGGCGAGATCCGACACGAGCTGGACGGGGACGTCCCCGAGGCGGGAACCACGGTTCGCGGCGACCTCGACTGGGAGCGCCGCCACGCTCACATGCGATACCACACCGCCCAGCACGTCGTCTCGAAGGTCGTGCTCGACGAGTACGGCGCGAGCACGGCGGGCAATCAGGTCTACCCCGACCACGCCCGTATCGACTTCGAACCCGCGGACTTCGACGAGGCGGACCTCCGGGCGATCGAGGAGCACGCGAACGACCTCATCGTGCGCGACCTCCCAGTTCGAAAGGAGAACCGATCCCGGTCGGCGCTCGAAGACGAGACCCCCGAGGGCCGGACCAACCTCGACCTGATCCCCGAGAGCGTCGACCCACTGCGGGCGGTCTCGATCGGCGACATCGACGTCTGTCCCTGCGGCGGCACCCACGTCGACTCGCTGGCCGAACTCGGCGAACTCGAGGTCACCGATCGGACCTCGAAGGGCGCGAACGTCGACCGGATCGAGTTCGTCCTCCACGACCCCGCGACGGCCGACTGA
- a CDS encoding Nramp family divalent metal transporter encodes MSESTGAGLDGVPGEDFFDKYGLAFVMVASYFGSGSVFIASSAGVQYGYALLWAVVGAVVLGFIAQYISARLGIFGKPLMTFIHDRVGAPIATTLALVLSVGCIAWGLALTAAVGEGISVLLGGAIQWQPIAVACGLLAVVVGILGYDFVEKVMITLMFGLLIAYVVVAVGSGPSISGVAGGFVPGIPDIGALTLVASILGTTALWPNFFLESILVREKGWTDESAIPTMRLDLGVGYAIGGIVTIAIVVATAAVLRPAGITEIATFITPGRALADVLGDWALVLFLVGAIVAAFNSIVPIMWTPAYIIPQATGRDVDSDDRLFRIVYVVGIGISALSPLVAAFFGLGVVDMIVLFPALNGVIGLPITAVCLVWAANNTGLLGEHTNGPALNAVGAVLVVLSVVLGVSSAQSVIGAITGGGL; translated from the coding sequence ATGAGTGAAAGCACAGGGGCCGGGCTCGATGGGGTTCCCGGCGAGGATTTCTTCGACAAATACGGTCTCGCGTTCGTCATGGTCGCGAGCTACTTCGGCTCGGGCTCGGTCTTCATCGCGAGTTCGGCCGGGGTCCAGTACGGCTACGCACTGCTCTGGGCGGTCGTGGGAGCGGTGGTCCTCGGCTTCATCGCCCAGTACATCAGCGCGCGCCTCGGGATCTTCGGCAAGCCGCTGATGACGTTCATCCACGACCGGGTCGGCGCGCCGATAGCGACGACGCTCGCGCTCGTGCTCTCGGTCGGCTGTATCGCGTGGGGGCTCGCGCTCACGGCCGCCGTCGGCGAGGGGATCTCCGTACTGCTCGGCGGGGCCATCCAGTGGCAGCCGATCGCGGTCGCCTGCGGGCTCCTCGCGGTCGTCGTCGGGATTCTCGGCTACGACTTCGTCGAGAAGGTCATGATCACGCTGATGTTCGGTCTCCTGATCGCCTACGTCGTCGTCGCGGTCGGGAGCGGTCCCTCCATCAGCGGCGTCGCCGGCGGGTTCGTCCCGGGGATCCCCGATATCGGCGCGCTCACGCTCGTCGCGAGCATCCTCGGGACGACCGCGCTCTGGCCCAACTTCTTCCTCGAATCCATCCTCGTTCGGGAGAAGGGCTGGACCGACGAGTCCGCGATCCCGACGATGCGTCTCGACCTCGGCGTCGGCTACGCCATCGGCGGGATCGTCACCATCGCGATCGTCGTCGCGACGGCGGCGGTGCTCCGGCCGGCGGGGATCACGGAGATAGCGACGTTCATCACACCCGGGCGGGCGCTGGCCGACGTCCTCGGCGACTGGGCGCTGGTCCTCTTCCTCGTCGGAGCGATCGTCGCGGCCTTCAACAGCATCGTTCCCATCATGTGGACGCCCGCGTACATCATCCCGCAGGCCACCGGGCGGGACGTGGACAGCGACGACCGACTCTTCCGGATCGTCTACGTCGTCGGTATCGGGATCAGCGCGCTCTCGCCACTGGTGGCGGCCTTCTTCGGGCTGGGCGTCGTGGACATGATCGTGTTGTTCCCGGCGCTCAACGGGGTGATCGGGCTCCCGATCACCGCGGTCTGCCTCGTCTGGGCGGCGAACAACACGGGCTTGCTAGGCGAGCACACGAACGGGCCGGCGCTGAACGCCGTCGGTGCCGTGCTCGTGGTTCTCTCGGTCGTGCTCGGTGTCTCCTCGGCCCAGAGCGTGATCGGGGCGATCACCGGCGGCGGTCTGTAA
- the tbsP gene encoding transcriptional regulator TbsP, whose amino-acid sequence MSSQNLIETDVANVYRAALADAAGESFVVAASATSVERLVAVLDDLDDPPAVRLFAREDTLKTVMDDFIVASTAADLIEDETLSLRIADGDGMSPLVITEGTVFSVVTAGGRVAGLATDDETFGETAREEYADAWADAAPYTLRTPPLSRVRATMEESFGPEMVTDFDGVLASLDTARGGDDGLDEVTISLLVAAKNEELLYDISKWGEDTGVASKATFSRTKTRLEEMDLIHTTKVPIDVGRPRLRLLLGDERLADADADELASVAGGLLSANGTAA is encoded by the coding sequence ATGAGTTCCCAGAATCTGATCGAGACGGACGTCGCGAACGTCTATCGGGCCGCGCTCGCCGACGCGGCCGGCGAGTCGTTCGTGGTCGCGGCGTCGGCGACGTCGGTCGAACGCCTGGTGGCGGTGCTCGACGACCTCGACGACCCGCCGGCGGTCCGGCTGTTCGCACGCGAGGACACGCTGAAGACGGTGATGGACGACTTCATCGTGGCCAGCACCGCCGCCGACCTCATCGAGGACGAGACCCTCTCGCTCCGTATCGCCGACGGCGACGGCATGAGCCCGCTGGTCATCACCGAGGGGACGGTGTTCTCGGTCGTCACCGCGGGTGGGCGGGTCGCCGGGCTCGCCACCGACGACGAGACGTTCGGCGAGACCGCCCGCGAGGAGTACGCGGACGCGTGGGCGGACGCCGCACCCTACACGCTCCGGACCCCGCCGCTCTCGCGCGTGCGAGCGACGATGGAGGAGTCGTTCGGCCCCGAGATGGTGACCGACTTCGACGGGGTGCTGGCCTCGCTCGACACCGCACGCGGCGGCGACGACGGGCTCGACGAGGTCACGATCAGCCTGCTCGTCGCGGCGAAGAACGAGGAACTCCTCTACGACATCTCGAAGTGGGGCGAGGACACCGGCGTGGCGAGCAAGGCGACGTTCTCGCGTACCAAGACCCGACTCGAAGAGATGGACCTGATCCACACCACGAAGGTCCCGATCGACGTCGGTCGACCACGCCTCCGGCTTCTGCTCGGCGACGAGCGCCTCGCCGACGCCGATGCCGACGAGCTCGCGTCGGTCGCCGGGGGACTCCTCTCGGCGAACGGCACGGCCGCCTGA